In a genomic window of Amycolatopsis japonica:
- a CDS encoding ACP S-malonyltransferase — MTVAVLAPGQGSQAPGMLSPWLELDGARARVEAWSERAGLDLVRLGTEADAEEIQDTAITQPLIVALSLLAFEHLQREAPVAADAPVAGHSVGELAAAAIAGVLSPEDAVALAAVRGAEMAKACALEPTSMAAVMLGDPEQVVAWLEGNGLAAANRNGAGQIVASGAADAIEKIVAEPLEGTKVRALKVAGAFHTSYMAPAREALAAHAAKITPADPTRPLLSNADGQVVTSGAEYLDRLVKQVTSPVRWDLTMDGLVTAGVTSTLELPPAGTLTGLVKRQLKGTVTTTIALKTPAELAKLQGQEDAS; from the coding sequence GTGACAGTTGCAGTCCTCGCCCCCGGTCAGGGTTCCCAAGCCCCAGGCATGCTCTCCCCTTGGCTCGAGCTCGACGGCGCCCGCGCGCGCGTCGAAGCCTGGTCCGAGCGGGCCGGTCTCGACCTCGTCCGCCTCGGCACCGAAGCGGACGCCGAAGAGATCCAGGACACCGCGATCACGCAGCCGCTGATCGTGGCGCTGTCGCTGCTGGCCTTCGAACACCTTCAGCGTGAGGCTCCCGTCGCCGCGGACGCGCCGGTCGCGGGTCACTCCGTCGGCGAGCTGGCGGCCGCCGCCATCGCCGGCGTGCTCAGCCCCGAAGACGCCGTCGCGCTGGCCGCCGTCCGCGGCGCCGAGATGGCGAAGGCGTGCGCGCTGGAGCCCACGAGCATGGCCGCGGTCATGCTCGGCGACCCGGAGCAGGTCGTCGCGTGGCTCGAGGGCAACGGCCTCGCCGCGGCGAACCGCAACGGCGCCGGCCAGATCGTCGCCTCCGGCGCCGCCGACGCGATCGAGAAGATCGTGGCCGAGCCGCTGGAGGGCACCAAGGTCCGCGCGCTCAAGGTCGCGGGCGCGTTCCACACCTCCTACATGGCACCCGCGCGTGAAGCGCTGGCCGCCCACGCTGCGAAGATCACCCCGGCGGACCCGACGCGTCCGCTGCTGTCGAACGCCGACGGCCAGGTCGTCACCAGCGGGGCCGAGTACCTCGACCGGCTGGTCAAGCAGGTCACGAGCCCGGTTCGCTGGGATCTGACCATGGACGGTCTGGTCACCGCGGGTGTCACCTCGACGCTCGAACTTCCGCCGGCGGGCACGCTGACCGGGCTGGTCAAGCGGCAGCTCAAGGGAACCGTGACCACCACGATCGCTCTGAAGACGCCGGCCGAGCTGGCGAAGCTTCAGGGGCAGGAGGACGCTTCGTGA
- a CDS encoding PucR family transcriptional regulator: MADATSGRRVPKHHGLSAKTLRRLEHASGRLASASVAVMEERLSWFARLPADQRASVLLITQAGAAGFVDWLRDAKEALSLTTEAFREAPAELSRWVSLRQAVGMVRLAIEVFEEQLPEFAANEAERAALIEGILRYGREIAFAAANSYAAAAEARGAWDARLEALVVDGIVRGDAEEAVLSRAAALGWDPAAPATALVGTPTSDDPPAVVFEVRSRAARVGRPVLLSVQGSRLVVVVAGPTDGSVKDREILAKLSVAFAEGPVVAGPTVPTLAEAHHSATEALSGLRAVVGWPGAPRPARSIDLLPERALSGDPEAERLLVEQIARPLEEAGPALLRTVETYLDSGGVLETCARTLFVHPNTVRYRLRKAAELTGRHAAESRDAWVLKVALTVGRLARARGLW; this comes from the coding sequence ATGGCTGATGCGACTTCCGGGCGGCGTGTCCCCAAGCACCACGGGCTGTCCGCCAAGACCCTCCGGCGGCTCGAGCACGCCTCCGGCCGGCTCGCGAGCGCGAGCGTGGCGGTGATGGAAGAGCGGCTGAGCTGGTTCGCCCGCCTCCCCGCCGATCAGCGCGCGAGCGTCCTGCTGATCACCCAGGCGGGTGCCGCCGGTTTCGTCGACTGGCTCCGCGACGCCAAGGAGGCGCTCTCCCTCACCACCGAGGCCTTCCGCGAAGCACCCGCCGAACTCTCCCGCTGGGTGAGCCTGCGGCAGGCGGTCGGCATGGTGCGGCTGGCGATCGAGGTGTTCGAGGAGCAGCTGCCGGAATTCGCCGCGAACGAGGCCGAACGCGCCGCTCTGATCGAGGGGATCCTGCGCTACGGCAGGGAGATCGCGTTCGCCGCCGCCAACTCCTACGCGGCCGCCGCCGAGGCGCGCGGCGCTTGGGACGCGCGGCTGGAGGCGCTGGTCGTCGACGGCATCGTCCGCGGCGACGCCGAGGAGGCGGTGCTCTCCCGGGCCGCCGCGCTCGGCTGGGATCCGGCCGCGCCCGCCACCGCGCTGGTCGGCACCCCGACGTCGGACGACCCGCCCGCCGTCGTGTTCGAGGTCCGCAGCCGCGCCGCCAGGGTCGGGCGCCCCGTGCTGCTTTCGGTGCAGGGATCCCGGCTGGTCGTGGTGGTCGCCGGTCCCACCGACGGCAGCGTCAAGGACCGCGAGATCCTCGCCAAGCTGTCGGTCGCCTTCGCCGAGGGCCCGGTCGTCGCCGGCCCGACGGTGCCCACCCTCGCCGAAGCGCACCACAGCGCGACCGAAGCGCTCTCCGGCCTGCGCGCCGTCGTCGGGTGGCCCGGCGCGCCCCGGCCCGCGAGATCGATCGACCTGTTGCCCGAACGCGCGTTGTCCGGCGATCCCGAGGCCGAACGCCTGCTCGTGGAGCAGATCGCGCGACCGCTCGAAGAAGCGGGCCCGGCCTTGCTGCGGACGGTGGAGACCTACCTCGACAGCGGCGGCGTCCTGGAGACCTGCGCGCGGACGCTGTTCGTGCATCCGAACACCGTCCGGTACCGGCTGCGGAAGGCGGCGGAACTGACCGGCCGCCACGCCGCCGAATCGCGGGACGCCTGGGTGCTGAAGGTGGCGCTGACCGTCGGGCGGCTGGCCCGCGCCCGCGGCCTCTGGTGA
- a CDS encoding mechanosensitive ion channel family protein: protein MGEQLKDGLGQAWNLVATFVPKLIGFLIILLIGWLIAKAVSKALGLVLSKIGFGKLIEKTGLTGTLKQANVDAGGILVKLVYYFILLIALQLAFGVFGESNPVSALLNDIIAFLPRILVALVLVIVAAAVAKVVRDLVTGALSTRPAGRLLGTIAYWMIMAFGIIAALGQVNIATAITGPVLITVLATIGGVIVVGFGGGLIKPAQDRWQGWLANLQGQLEAGDAKQEVRSEPPTSPVGIGRVDS, encoded by the coding sequence GTGGGCGAGCAGCTGAAAGACGGTCTGGGACAAGCATGGAACCTTGTCGCCACCTTCGTGCCGAAATTGATCGGTTTCCTGATCATCCTGCTGATCGGCTGGTTGATCGCGAAAGCCGTGTCGAAGGCATTGGGACTGGTTCTGTCGAAGATCGGTTTCGGCAAGCTCATCGAGAAGACCGGGCTCACCGGAACGCTCAAACAGGCGAATGTCGACGCGGGCGGGATCCTCGTCAAACTCGTGTACTACTTCATTCTCCTGATCGCGCTGCAGCTCGCGTTCGGCGTATTCGGTGAGAGCAATCCGGTCAGCGCGCTGCTCAACGACATCATCGCGTTCCTGCCGCGGATCCTGGTGGCGCTGGTGCTGGTGATCGTCGCGGCAGCCGTGGCGAAGGTCGTCCGCGACCTGGTGACCGGAGCCCTGTCGACCCGGCCCGCGGGACGGCTGCTCGGCACCATCGCCTACTGGATGATCATGGCGTTCGGCATCATCGCCGCGCTCGGTCAGGTGAACATCGCGACCGCGATCACCGGACCGGTCCTGATCACCGTGCTCGCCACCATCGGCGGCGTGATCGTCGTCGGCTTCGGCGGCGGCCTGATCAAGCCGGCGCAGGACCGCTGGCAGGGCTGGCTGGCCAATCTGCAGGGGCAGCTGGAGGCCGGTGACGCCAAGCAGGAGGTCCGTTCGGAGCCGCCGACTTCGCCCGTGGGCATCGGTCGCGTAGATTCCTGA
- a CDS encoding nicotinamide mononucleotide transporter family protein, whose protein sequence is MDFLLHNGVTVLGQWISFAELAGQIFALAVVFLAQRRTLWTWPVQVGATVLLFSVYVSAHLGGLATRQIAILAISIYGWWAWSRRSDPVYGVVVRKGRLGERLAMAGAFAIGTTVMALVLDALDASWAPWPDAAIFVGTLVAFAAQGAGLVEFWLVWLVVDAIGVPLQLSSGLYFSAAVYIVFAGLVVHGWWSWNRTAKQVSTAPSGVSAAV, encoded by the coding sequence GTGGACTTCCTGCTGCACAACGGTGTCACGGTGCTCGGACAATGGATCTCCTTCGCCGAGCTGGCGGGGCAGATCTTCGCGCTCGCCGTGGTCTTCCTGGCGCAACGCCGCACGTTGTGGACGTGGCCGGTCCAGGTCGGCGCCACCGTGCTGTTGTTCTCGGTCTACGTCTCCGCGCATCTCGGCGGGCTCGCGACCAGGCAGATCGCGATCCTCGCCATCTCGATCTACGGCTGGTGGGCCTGGTCCCGCCGCAGCGACCCGGTCTACGGCGTCGTCGTTCGCAAGGGCCGTCTCGGCGAGCGTCTGGCGATGGCCGGCGCGTTCGCGATCGGCACCACCGTGATGGCGCTGGTCCTCGACGCGCTGGACGCTTCATGGGCGCCTTGGCCGGACGCCGCGATCTTCGTCGGCACGCTGGTGGCCTTCGCCGCCCAGGGCGCGGGTCTCGTCGAGTTCTGGCTGGTGTGGCTGGTCGTCGACGCGATCGGCGTACCGCTGCAGCTCTCGTCGGGCCTGTACTTCTCGGCGGCGGTGTACATCGTGTTCGCCGGGCTGGTCGTGCACGGCTGGTGGAGCTGGAACCGGACGGCGAAGCAGGTCAGCACCGCGCCGTCCGGGGTCTCGGCCGCGGTCTAG
- a CDS encoding alpha-hydroxy acid oxidase: protein MTKRRLPKPSELKQILRPKPIVLNPTDRRLAGAHTIADLRMLARKRTPRAAFDYTDGAAELEDSLRRARQAFRSVEFHPNVLRGVSDVDTSKEILGKRSELPFAFAPTGFTRMMNHEGESAVARVAQRNGIPMGLSTMATTSIEDLAAAAPEARKWFQLYVWRDHKAGEDLMNRAWAAGFDTLMLTVDTPVAGARLRDVRNGLTIPPALTLKTFVDGAMHPAWWFNLLTTEPLTFASLSQFDGTVAELLNQLFDPTLNFDDLDWVRQTWPGKLVVKGIQNVDDARDVVKHGADAVLLSNHGGRQLDRAPTPIELLPAVLDEIQGDAEVWVDTGILSGGDIVAAIARGADAVLIGRAFLYGLMAGGERGVQRCVDILRAEMVRTMQLLGVRTLADLKPSHATMR from the coding sequence GTGACCAAGCGTCGACTGCCGAAGCCGAGTGAGCTGAAGCAGATCCTGCGGCCGAAGCCGATCGTGCTCAACCCGACCGACCGGCGGCTGGCGGGCGCGCACACGATCGCCGATCTGCGGATGCTCGCCCGCAAGCGGACGCCCCGGGCGGCGTTCGACTACACCGACGGCGCCGCGGAGCTGGAAGACAGCCTCCGCCGCGCCCGGCAGGCCTTCCGCAGCGTGGAATTCCACCCGAACGTCCTGCGCGGCGTGTCCGATGTGGACACGAGCAAGGAGATCCTCGGCAAGCGTTCGGAGCTGCCGTTCGCGTTCGCGCCGACCGGGTTCACGCGGATGATGAACCACGAGGGCGAGTCCGCGGTGGCCCGCGTCGCGCAGCGCAACGGCATCCCGATGGGGCTGTCGACGATGGCGACGACGTCCATCGAAGACCTCGCCGCGGCCGCCCCGGAGGCCCGCAAGTGGTTCCAGCTCTACGTCTGGCGCGACCACAAGGCGGGCGAAGATCTGATGAATCGCGCCTGGGCCGCCGGCTTCGACACGCTCATGCTGACGGTGGACACGCCGGTCGCGGGCGCGCGGCTGCGCGACGTCCGCAACGGGCTGACCATCCCGCCCGCGCTCACCCTCAAGACGTTCGTCGACGGCGCGATGCATCCGGCGTGGTGGTTCAACCTGCTGACCACCGAGCCGCTGACCTTCGCGTCGCTGAGCCAGTTCGACGGCACGGTCGCCGAGCTGCTCAACCAGCTCTTCGACCCGACCCTGAACTTCGACGACCTCGACTGGGTCCGCCAGACCTGGCCGGGCAAGCTCGTGGTCAAGGGGATCCAGAACGTCGACGACGCGCGTGACGTGGTCAAGCACGGCGCCGACGCGGTGCTGCTGTCCAACCACGGCGGCCGCCAGCTCGACCGCGCGCCGACGCCGATCGAACTGCTGCCCGCGGTGCTCGACGAGATCCAGGGCGACGCCGAGGTGTGGGTCGACACCGGCATCCTGTCCGGCGGCGACATCGTGGCCGCCATCGCGCGCGGCGCGGACGCGGTGCTCATCGGGCGCGCGTTCCTCTACGGCCTGATGGCCGGGGGCGAGCGCGGCGTTCAGCGGTGCGTGGACATCCTGCGCGCCGAGATGGTCCGGACGATGCAGCTGCTGGGTGTCCGCACCCTCGCCGACCTGAAGCCCTCACACGCCACCATGCGCTAG